In Stanieria sp. NIES-3757, the DNA window TTTAGACCACCCTGCTTTTTTGGCAGGAAAAGTCTATACTAATTTTATCCAAGAACACCTGATGTAATCTTTACGCGATCGCTAGTGGGTATGCAATGCCATTGTAATTAATCCTTGTTGTCCTAGTAGTATTTCCCGTAATAACGTACAGATACCTACCCAAATAATCGGGGTGATATCTACACCACCAAGGGGAGCTACTATCTTTCTCAAAGGTTTTAGCAATGGTTCTGTAGGTAATGCAACTAAACTAAAAGGAAGACTAGTTAAATTTATTTGAGGATACCAAGTTAAAACTATTCGGAAAATAAATAAAATAGTCAGCAAACCCAAGCCAAGATTTAAGAACAAAACACTTAAACTAGAAACATCCATAATTAATCTTTTAATTTTGGCAATGTTACAGAATGTAAATTACTTTAATGTTTATTGTATCGTTGTCTAGATGTTTAGTAAAAACTAAGCGATCGAGCTTAAAAAAGCTTGATAAATTTAACTCTATAAAAATTTAATTGAAACTAAACTTTAGTTTAGGCAAAAAAACTTTTAGAATTATTAACGGGGCGTTGCCTATGCCTTGCCTTTAGAGGTCGAGGACACCCCCTCATGAACTGAATTATCTATAGCAAATAAAAAGGATTTAAAAATTATGACTCCTTCATTAGCAAACTTTTTATGGAGTTTATTAGCTGGGGCTTTAGTTGTTGTTATTCCCGCCGTAGCAGCTTTACTGATTCTAAGTCAAAGCGATCAAATTAGACGCTCTTAAACTTAAAGTATCATTAGGTAAATAAAAATTTACGATCTGGCGACGAAGTATCAGTATTTTCGTCGCCATTTATAATTCTGGAGAATTATTAGAAAAGCGAAGCCCAATTAAACTTTCAAGAGCAGGAATTACTTTACTAATGAACGAATCTTCGTCTTTCACTACCAGTCAATCTTTACTCCAGCAAATAGCATCACTTTTACTCTACCAATCTGTCTTTGATAATGAAGTAGGTCAAGCTTTTATTAATCTGCTTAAGAGCTTATCTAAAGACTTTAATAGCAGCGATATTTTAGCTACACCGAGGCGTGGAGGGACTAGTTTAGTTGCATCGAAAGCAACCTCACTTTGGAGGAGACGTGAAGCTAACACACCCATAACAGCACTAGATTGTTTA includes these proteins:
- a CDS encoding UPF YGGT-containing protein, whose protein sequence is MDVSSLSVLFLNLGLGLLTILFIFRIVLTWYPQINLTSLPFSLVALPTEPLLKPLRKIVAPLGGVDITPIIWVGICTLLREILLGQQGLITMALHTH
- a CDS encoding photosystem II protein PsbX, with translation MTPSLANFLWSLLAGALVVVIPAVAALLILSQSDQIRRS